The Bacillus mycoides genome contains the following window.
TAGCAAAGGAGTTATTCAGTTACAGAGTTTTGATGGTTCGTATGCAGAATCAGGAAGAATGCTCAAATCAAAATATCTCCTTGTTCCCGGAATTACGTGACACTAAGAAAATTAATGATTATAAATACATTCAGATTAAACGTGCGTTGGAACATGCTTTAGATCCAGAGCAAAGAGAGATTATCGAACGGAAGTATCTTAGAAATGGAATGACAAGTGATAAGAATGTAAAGGCTCAAATGTTTTTAGAAAACAATTGGTTCTATACTCAGAAGAAGAATGCGATTATGGCGATTGCTACAGCACTAAGGATTATATAAATGCTTTTTAGGGAATGGGGAATATCAAATGAAGAATAAAAAATGCAAAGCATGCGACGGAAAAGGTTTTAAGTTTGAAACTATCACGAAAATAAAAGACACTGGTAAGTATGGGTTTGGTTTATATGAGGATGGGATAAAATTAACTTGCATAAAGTGTTTTGGTAAGGGAGTTAAATAAAATGAAA
Protein-coding sequences here:
- a CDS encoding ArpU family phage packaging/lysis transcriptional regulator, which codes for MEQLAFFPEITNEEYKLIQKEVAKELFSYRVLMVRMQNQEECSNQNISLFPELRDTKKINDYKYIQIKRALEHALDPEQREIIERKYLRNGMTSDKNVKAQMFLENNWFYTQKKNAIMAIATALRII